Proteins found in one Panthera tigris isolate Pti1 chromosome B3, P.tigris_Pti1_mat1.1, whole genome shotgun sequence genomic segment:
- the LBHD2 gene encoding LBH domain-containing protein 2 — MGGRASACGRRARGRAGEAGLAARSREWRPGASIQRGRTGSSNGMSAPRPAVQELSPAEEAGDPAGKAAVGAREKGPRLGQRLPSIVVESSEVGSVESGELRWPPEGALRGSAQSQLASAPSPSLPGAPGKVPDDAGSERPSCQAPAPQ; from the exons ATGGGGGGCCGGGCGAGCGCGTGTGGGCGGAGAGCGCGGGGGAGGGCGGGCGAAGCGgggctggcagctcggagccgaGAGTGGCGACCCGGCGCGAGCATCCAGCGCGGGAGG ACCGGCAGCAGCAACGGCATGAGTGCCCCCCGGCCCGCTGTGCAGGAGCTCAGCCCAGCTGAGGAGGCTGGAGACCCAGCAGGGAAG GCTGCCGTGGGTGCCCGGGAGAAGGGCCCTCGGCTGGGCCAGCGACTGCCCTCGATCGTGGTGGAGTCCAGCGAGGTGGGTTCTGTGGAGAGTGGGGAGCTGCGTTGGCCCCCCGAGGGCGCCTTGAGggggtcagcccagagccagcttGCTTCTG CCCCCTCACCAAGTCTGCCGGGAGCTCCAGGGAAGGTTCCGGATGATGCTGGCAGTGAGCGACCCAGCTGCCAGGCCCCGGCCCCCCAGTGA